In Brachypodium distachyon strain Bd21 chromosome 2, Brachypodium_distachyon_v3.0, whole genome shotgun sequence, one genomic interval encodes:
- the LOC100842028 gene encoding protein NRT1/ PTR FAMILY 3.1 isoform X2 — MPVLGALAADSFAGRFWTIIAGSVFYQLGMLGLVLSALLPSLRPAGLQRANGLQIAVLYMSLFCTSLGSGGIRPCVVAFGADQFDNNQQQIRDNKETVAGKKRRYFNLYFFTMGFAVLLALTVVVYIQENVGWGWGFGIPAIAMFASIVVFLAGYPLYVRLKPGGSPFTRLAQVAAAAFRKRNAPLPEDPRMLYQDHELDALISTNGRLLHTNQLTFFDRAAIVTPGDTAGDKLQNPWRLSTVHRVEELKSIVRMLPIWSAGILLATAASHNNSFAIQQARTMDRHVTPGGGFQIPPATMSIFMTTAMLVTLGLYDRALVPLARRFTGLPSGINYFQRMGAGLAISILGVAAAALVEAKRRAFAAHHGGLLFDGPQPPDAVVPMSVFWLVPQYAIHGVAEGFSSVGHMEFLYDQAPESMRSTAAALFWLATSLGSYMGTVLVTAVQSATRGSGEWLQDNINRGRLDAYYWLVTCLMVLNLGYYLICFHFYTMKPLELVEEADRDKEFELSSAHKNGGAAAGAGGLV, encoded by the exons ATgcccgtcctcggcgccctggccgccgACTCCTTCGCCGGCCGCTTCTGGACCATCATCGCCGGCTCCGTCTTCTACCAGCTCGGCATGCTCGGCCTCGTCCTCTCGGCGCTCCTCCCTTCGCTCCGCCCCGCCGGGCTCCAACGCGCCAACGGGCTGCAAATCGCCGTGCTTTATATGTCCCTCTTCTGCACCTCCCTCGGCTCCGGCGGGATCCGCCCCTGCGTCGTGGCCTTCGGCGCCGACCAGTTCgacaacaaccagcagcagaTCAGGGATAATaaggaaacggtggcggggaagaagaggcggtACTTCAACCTCTACTTCTTCACGATGGGGTTCGCGGTGCTGCTGGCGCTGACGGTGGTGGTGTACATCCAGGAGAACGTGGGGTGGGGCTGGGGGTTCGGGATCCCCGCCATCGCCatgttcgcctccatcgtggTGTTCCTGGCCGGGTACCCGCTCTACGTCCGGCTCAAGCCCGGGGGCAGCCCGTTCACGCGGCTGGCGcaggtcgccgccgcggcgttcAGGAAGCGGAACGCCCCGCTGCCGGAGGACCCCCGGATGTTGTACCAGGACCATGAGCTCGACGCGCTCATCTCCACCAATGGCAGGCTCCTGCACACCAACCAGCTCAC GTTCTTCGACCGCGCGGCGATCGTGACGCCGGGGGACACCGCTGGCGACAAGCTGCAGAACCCGTGGCGGCTGTCGACGGTGCACCGCGTGGAGGAGCTCAAGTCCATCGTCCGGATGCTGCCCATCTGGTCGGCCGGCATCCTTCTGGCCACCGCGGCCTCGCACAACAACAGCTTCGCCATCCAGCAGGCGCGCACCATGGACCGCCACGTCACCCCGGGAGGAGGCTTCCAGATCCCGCCGGCCACCATGTCCATTTTCATGACCACGGCCATGCTCGTCACGCTGGGCCTCTACGACCGGGCCCTGGTGCCGCTGgcccgccgcttcacgggccTGCCGTCCGGGATCAACTACTTCCAGCGCATGGGCGCGGGCCTGGCCATCTCCATCCTCGgcgtcgccgcggccgcgctcgTCGAGGCCAAGCGCCGGGCCTTCGCGGCCCACCACGGTGGGCTCCTCTTTGACGGCCCGCAGCCGCCGGACGCCGTGGTGCCGATGAGCGTGTTCTGGCTCGTGCCGCAGTACGCCATCCACGGCGTGGCGGAGGGCTTCTCGTCGGTGGGCCACATGGAGTTTCTGTACGACCAGGCGCCGGAGAGCATGCGCAGCACGGCCGCAGCGCTCTTCTGGCTCGCCACATCGCTCGGCAGCTACATGGGCACGGTGCTCGTCACGGCCGTGCAGAGCGCCACCAGGGGAAGCGGCGAGTGGCTCCAGGACAACATCAACCGGGGCAGGCTGGACGCATACTACTGGCTCGTCACTTGCCTCATGGTGCTCAACCTCGGCTACTACCTCATCTGCTTCCATTTCTACACCATGAAGCCGTTGGAGCTGGTGGAAGAGGCTGATCGCGACAAGGAGTTCGAGCTGTCGTCTGCACACAAAAatggcggcgcggccgccggcgccggtgggtTGGTATAA
- the LOC100842028 gene encoding protein NRT1/ PTR FAMILY 3.1 isoform X1, which produces MAAAAVDSGDRDGDRKKTKQGGFRAMPFILVNEVCDRFATAGFSANLITYLTQQLHLPLVEASNTLTNFNGTASLMPVLGALAADSFAGRFWTIIAGSVFYQLGMLGLVLSALLPSLRPAGLQRANGLQIAVLYMSLFCTSLGSGGIRPCVVAFGADQFDNNQQQIRDNKETVAGKKRRYFNLYFFTMGFAVLLALTVVVYIQENVGWGWGFGIPAIAMFASIVVFLAGYPLYVRLKPGGSPFTRLAQVAAAAFRKRNAPLPEDPRMLYQDHELDALISTNGRLLHTNQLTFFDRAAIVTPGDTAGDKLQNPWRLSTVHRVEELKSIVRMLPIWSAGILLATAASHNNSFAIQQARTMDRHVTPGGGFQIPPATMSIFMTTAMLVTLGLYDRALVPLARRFTGLPSGINYFQRMGAGLAISILGVAAAALVEAKRRAFAAHHGGLLFDGPQPPDAVVPMSVFWLVPQYAIHGVAEGFSSVGHMEFLYDQAPESMRSTAAALFWLATSLGSYMGTVLVTAVQSATRGSGEWLQDNINRGRLDAYYWLVTCLMVLNLGYYLICFHFYTMKPLELVEEADRDKEFELSSAHKNGGAAAGAGGLV; this is translated from the exons ATGGCAGCCGCAGCGGTGGACAGCGGCGACAGAGATGGAGACCGGAAGAAGACGAAGCAGGGAGGCTTCAGGGCCATGCCGTTCATCCTAG TGAACGAGGTGTGCGACAGGTTCGCGACGGCGGGCTTCAGCGCGAACCTGATCACGTACCTGACGCAGCAGCTGCACCTGCCGCTGGTGGAGGCCTCCAACACGCTCACCAACTTCAATGGCACGGCCAGCCTCATgcccgtcctcggcgccctggccgccgACTCCTTCGCCGGCCGCTTCTGGACCATCATCGCCGGCTCCGTCTTCTACCAGCTCGGCATGCTCGGCCTCGTCCTCTCGGCGCTCCTCCCTTCGCTCCGCCCCGCCGGGCTCCAACGCGCCAACGGGCTGCAAATCGCCGTGCTTTATATGTCCCTCTTCTGCACCTCCCTCGGCTCCGGCGGGATCCGCCCCTGCGTCGTGGCCTTCGGCGCCGACCAGTTCgacaacaaccagcagcagaTCAGGGATAATaaggaaacggtggcggggaagaagaggcggtACTTCAACCTCTACTTCTTCACGATGGGGTTCGCGGTGCTGCTGGCGCTGACGGTGGTGGTGTACATCCAGGAGAACGTGGGGTGGGGCTGGGGGTTCGGGATCCCCGCCATCGCCatgttcgcctccatcgtggTGTTCCTGGCCGGGTACCCGCTCTACGTCCGGCTCAAGCCCGGGGGCAGCCCGTTCACGCGGCTGGCGcaggtcgccgccgcggcgttcAGGAAGCGGAACGCCCCGCTGCCGGAGGACCCCCGGATGTTGTACCAGGACCATGAGCTCGACGCGCTCATCTCCACCAATGGCAGGCTCCTGCACACCAACCAGCTCAC GTTCTTCGACCGCGCGGCGATCGTGACGCCGGGGGACACCGCTGGCGACAAGCTGCAGAACCCGTGGCGGCTGTCGACGGTGCACCGCGTGGAGGAGCTCAAGTCCATCGTCCGGATGCTGCCCATCTGGTCGGCCGGCATCCTTCTGGCCACCGCGGCCTCGCACAACAACAGCTTCGCCATCCAGCAGGCGCGCACCATGGACCGCCACGTCACCCCGGGAGGAGGCTTCCAGATCCCGCCGGCCACCATGTCCATTTTCATGACCACGGCCATGCTCGTCACGCTGGGCCTCTACGACCGGGCCCTGGTGCCGCTGgcccgccgcttcacgggccTGCCGTCCGGGATCAACTACTTCCAGCGCATGGGCGCGGGCCTGGCCATCTCCATCCTCGgcgtcgccgcggccgcgctcgTCGAGGCCAAGCGCCGGGCCTTCGCGGCCCACCACGGTGGGCTCCTCTTTGACGGCCCGCAGCCGCCGGACGCCGTGGTGCCGATGAGCGTGTTCTGGCTCGTGCCGCAGTACGCCATCCACGGCGTGGCGGAGGGCTTCTCGTCGGTGGGCCACATGGAGTTTCTGTACGACCAGGCGCCGGAGAGCATGCGCAGCACGGCCGCAGCGCTCTTCTGGCTCGCCACATCGCTCGGCAGCTACATGGGCACGGTGCTCGTCACGGCCGTGCAGAGCGCCACCAGGGGAAGCGGCGAGTGGCTCCAGGACAACATCAACCGGGGCAGGCTGGACGCATACTACTGGCTCGTCACTTGCCTCATGGTGCTCAACCTCGGCTACTACCTCATCTGCTTCCATTTCTACACCATGAAGCCGTTGGAGCTGGTGGAAGAGGCTGATCGCGACAAGGAGTTCGAGCTGTCGTCTGCACACAAAAatggcggcgcggccgccggcgccggtgggtTGGTATAA